A stretch of Candidatus Hinthialibacter antarcticus DNA encodes these proteins:
- a CDS encoding sugar-binding protein, with amino-acid sequence MDATSSSPTGTQSGNVITWNLAGASGDTQITYSLSTTADTSEGVTFSGVIEAGDQTFGVGGTVGMDIEGANAAVAPLITTNNVVLDGELNAGEYDGAYVFTFDRANAVAPGVLIGGDSYPPSESNMTVHIFHDERYIFVGCDMLDPSVNFEASASDAWRNDSVELYMDGDDSQQSGAKDDNEFGFQATVMGNGAIWGGSGAPAATDAVDLANGGRAVDIDGRFWNAGARAKDDGTGYIVEYKVDKELILDPLDISEIGFDIGLNDVSVGDTDRTGKWAWWHFDNATGGRVDAWNDESGWGRLTLLPTSEIPGVSDWGLY; translated from the coding sequence ATGGACGCTACCTCTTCAAGCCCAACGGGAACTCAAAGCGGTAATGTGATTACCTGGAACCTGGCCGGCGCGTCAGGCGATACTCAAATCACCTACAGCCTCAGCACCACCGCTGACACGTCTGAAGGCGTCACATTCTCTGGCGTTATCGAAGCGGGCGACCAAACCTTTGGCGTCGGCGGCACCGTCGGCATGGACATCGAAGGCGCTAACGCAGCAGTCGCACCGTTGATTACAACCAATAATGTTGTCTTAGACGGTGAATTAAACGCTGGCGAATATGACGGCGCTTATGTCTTTACCTTCGACCGCGCCAATGCGGTTGCCCCCGGCGTTTTAATTGGCGGCGATTCGTATCCGCCATCAGAGTCAAACATGACCGTTCACATCTTCCATGATGAACGCTATATCTTTGTTGGCTGTGACATGCTTGATCCATCCGTCAATTTTGAAGCCAGCGCATCAGATGCGTGGCGTAACGACTCAGTCGAACTTTACATGGACGGAGACGATAGCCAGCAATCCGGCGCTAAAGATGACAACGAATTTGGATTCCAAGCGACGGTCATGGGCAACGGCGCCATCTGGGGCGGAAGCGGCGCTCCCGCTGCAACAGACGCCGTCGACCTAGCCAATGGCGGCCGCGCAGTTGATATCGACGGTCGTTTTTGGAACGCTGGCGCCCGAGCCAAAGATGACGGCACGGGTTACATCGTTGAGTATAAAGTCGATAAAGAGTTGATTCTTGATCCACTCGACATTTCAGAAATTGGCTTCGACATCGGTCTAAACGATGTCAGTGTTGGCGACACAGACCGCACAGGCAAGTGGGCGTGGTGGCACTTTGACAACGCCACTGGCGGTCGAGTCGATGCGTGGAACGACGAAAGCGGATGGGGCCGTTTGACCCTGTTGCCGACGTCTGAAATTCCCGGCGTTTCTGACTGGGGCCTGTATTAA